Proteins from a single region of Pyrus communis chromosome 6, drPyrComm1.1, whole genome shotgun sequence:
- the LOC137735994 gene encoding uncharacterized protein, with translation MDELEKQMGKMVEFMGQFEEQGRLPSSTVVNPNGGFEFAKAITLGSGKEVGTNPRPSKSSQKEDEKLQFEEEEQDKATKHLEQLHKDAFEMVITNGMRPKNQGIEVNHTHNNLKEFHAMPPGEEVAEMAAALESLPQQYGKLPIPISDFVSTNKLLLLVIQTPSPELQPLTSHLKYVFLGDNETLLVIISSTLTALEEDKLIRVLKEYKAAIGWTLADIKGISPTTCMHQILLEKGAKPTKEAQRRLNPPMMEVVKKETIKLLDCVIYPISDSRWVSPIQVVPKKSGVTVVKNKENELVPTHIQIGWRIVIALDDQEKTTFTGPFALKYLLTKKEAKPRLIRWMLLLQEFDIEIRDKKGSENVVVDHLSRLVHNEESLPILEAFPDEQLLSIEDARTFCMTCDGCQKSGNIGAKDQMPQTPIFNVEIFDVWGIDFMGPFPSSYGFTYIFLVVDYVSKWVEAKATHTNDSRVVADFIKTNIFSRFGIPRVFISHGGSHFCNRTIEVLFTKYNVKHKVLTPYHPQTNGQTEVSNREIK, from the exons aTGGATGaattggagaagcaaatggggAAAATGGTGGAATTCATGGGCCAATTCGAAGAGCAAGGTAgattgcctagttcaaccgttgtcaatccaaatggaggatttgaatttgccaaagcCATCACACTAGGAAGTGGCAAAGAAGTTGGAACTAACCCAAGACCAtccaaatcaagtcaaaaaGAGGATGAGAAGCTGCAATTcgaggaagaagaacaagataaggccacg AAACATCTTGAACAATTACATAAGGATGCATTTGAAAtggtcattacaaatggaatGAGACCCAAAAACCAAGGGATAGAAGTAAACCACACCCACAACAACCTTAAAGAATTTCATGCCATGCCCCCTGGTGAAGAAGTAGCTGAGATGGCGGCAGCCCTAGaatcattgccacaacaatatggtaagctTCCAATCCCAATTTCAGATTTCGTTtctactaataagttgcttcttTTAGTGATACAGACACCCTCCCCTGAACTTCAACCATTAAcaagtcatttgaagtatgttttcttgggagacaaCGAGACATTGCTTGTCATTATCTCATCCACACTCACGGCATTGGAGGAGGACAAACTAATTAGAGTGTTAAAGGAGTACAAAGCagccattggatggaccttggccgacattaaggggataagtcctacaacttgcatgcatcaaATACTTTTGgagaagggggctaaaccaactaaagaggctcaacgtcgactcaaccctccaatgatggaagttgtgaagaaggagactATTAAGCTACTTGATTGTGTGATTTATCCAATTtcggatagtcgttgggtttcaccaatccaagttgttccaaagaaatctggagtcactgtggtgaagaataaagagaatgagcttgtgcccacccaTATCCAAataggttggaga attgttaTAGCTCtagatgaccaagaaaagaccacaTTCACAGGTCCCTTTG cgttgaagtacttactcaccaaaaaagaggccaaaccaaggctaattcgCTGGATGCTTCTcctccaagagttcgatattgaaattagagacaagaaaggaagtgaaaatgtggtggttGACCACTTGAGTCGTTTGGTACACAATGAGGAGTCTTTACCTATCCTAGAagcattcccagatgagcaattgttgtccattgag gatgctagaactttttgtatgACTTGTGATGGTTGTCAAAAAAGTGGCAATATTGGTGCAAAGGATCAAATGCCGCAGACCCCTATtttcaatgttgaaatttttgatgtttggggcattgacttcatgggtccttttccttcttcatatggattcacttatatttttcttGTGGTTGATTACgtttcgaaatgggtggaagcaaaagccacccatactaatgattctagagtggttgcagatttcatcaaaactaacattttcTCCAGATTTGGAATACCGAGGGTGTTTATAAGCCATGGAGGCTCCcatttttgcaatcggaccattgaggtgCTGTTCAcgaagtacaatgtcaagcataaggtttTGACACCCTACCACCCTCAAACAAATGGGCAAACCGAGGTTtctaatagagaaatcaagtag